Proteins found in one Strix aluco isolate bStrAlu1 chromosome 29, bStrAlu1.hap1, whole genome shotgun sequence genomic segment:
- the C2CD4C gene encoding C2 calcium-dependent domain-containing protein 4C, which yields MWLLERLRGVAENGGSRGAGPEESPRGSRYSNVLTPDKIPDFFIPPKLSAAPAEAEGPEPPAAPTLGPSASEQDLAGRKPPRSPRPSSRPRSRATGRHIIQIESAEDWAAEGGFGTNVDPQAQTAMSLPYVPKAQTSYGFATLVESPHTRRKESLFHSEHSSLCPSPATSPGAQRRAKLNGESGPRAPADLGAALMHPGRYFSGGESDTCSSAESSPFGSPLLSRSVSLLKVFSQESQSKVIKLKHSVARNSSLSTDDSSADTSPSAQRRARSAPAGGQPPTALLPLDLPPGRDREHSLQLSRGGSLRLAAEYDPSNARLRVRLVSAEDLYDALVDLRSINCCVSLCLNPGKLQKQRSTIVKNSRNPVFNEDFFFDGLGPGHARKMSLKLKVVNKGSSLKRDTLLGEKELPLTALLSCL from the coding sequence ATGTGGCTCCTGGAGCGGCTGCGCGGCGTGGCAGAGAACGGCGGGtcccggggcgcggggccggagGAGTCCCCGCGGGGGTCCCGCTACAGCAACGTCCTCACCCCCGACAAGATCCCCGACTTCTTCATCCCGCCCAAGCTGAGCGCGGCGCCCGCCGAGGCTGAGGGCCCCGAGCCCCCCGCAGCGCCCACCCTGGGCCCCTCGGCCTCGGAGCAGGACCTGGCCGGGCGCAagcccccgcgcagcccccggccgTCCAGCCGGCCCCGCTCGCGGGCCACTGGCCGGCACATCATCCAGATCGAGAGCGCCGAGGACTGGGCGGCTGAGGGGGGCTTCGGCACCAACGTGGACCCACAGGCGCAGACAGCCATGTCGCTGCCCTATGTGCCCAAGGCGCAGACCTCCTACGGCTTTGCCACGCTGGTGGAGAGCCCCCACACGCGGCGCAAAGAGTCGCTCTTCCACAGTGAGCACAGCAGCCTCTGCCCCTCGCCGGCCACCTCGCCCGGCGCCCAGCGCAGAGCCAAGCTCAACGGCGAGAGCGGCCCCCGGGCGCCCGCCGACCTGGGCGCAGCCCTCATGCACCCCGGCCGCTACTTCAGCGGCGGCGAGAGTGACACGTGCTCCTCGGCCGAGTCCTCACCCTTCGGCTCCCCGCTGCTCTCCCGCTCCGTCTCCCTGCTGAAGGTCTTCAGCCAGGAGAGCCAGTCCAAGGTCATCAAGCTGAAGCACTCGGTGGCCCGCAACAGCTCGCTGTCCACCGACGACAGCTCGGCCGACACCAGCCCCAGCGCCCAGCGCCGTGCCAGGAGCGCCCCGGCCGGGGGGCAGCCCCCCACCGCCCTGCTGCCCCTGGACCTGCCGCCGGGCCGCGACCGGGAGCACAGCCTGCAGCTCAGCCGGGGCGGGAGCCTGCGCCTGGCCGCCGAGTACGACCCCTCCAACGCCCGGCTGCGCGTGCGCCTCGTCTCTGCCGAGGACCTCTACGATGCCCTCGTCGACCTGCGCAGCATCAACTGCTGCGTCTCGCTGTGCCTCAACCCTGGGAAGCTGCAGAAGCAGCGCAGCACCATCGTCAAGAACAGCCGCAACCCCGTCTTCAACGAGGACTTCTTCTTCGACGGGCTGGGCCCCGGCCACGCCAGGAAGATGTCCCTGAAGCTCAAGGTGGTCAACAAGGGCAGCAGCCTTAAGCGGGACACgctgctgggggagaaggagcTGCCGCTCACCGCCCTCCTGTCCTGCCTGTAG
- the SHC2 gene encoding LOW QUALITY PROTEIN: SHC-transforming protein 2 (The sequence of the model RefSeq protein was modified relative to this genomic sequence to represent the inferred CDS: deleted 2 bases in 1 codon), translating into MTSARRGPGGAGGGREPAERRGGAARSGAAPGMLPEPRYGRFRDEPLTAPMPSPAPGPCPAAGEEPEPGTTFCALLPRMPQWKFPGPGGFLGRGPAGAGRELSAAARAGGAAAAGAPSVLAAVLGACEPLCAAPCSGPAGGRARGAAARPGAEEWSRRGSFIRKPAQGWLHPDQRVLGPGVSYIVRYMGCIEVLRSMRSLDFNTRTQVTREAINRLYEAVPGVKGIWKKKAPNKALFSILGKSNLRFAGMSIAVNISVDGLNLMIPTTRQIIANHHMQSISFASGGDTDTTDYVAYVAKDPINQRACHILECCEGLAQSVISTVGQAFELRFKQYLHSPPKVVVPPDRVLGAEESAWGEDEEAAEHDYYNSIPGKEPPPGGLIDSRLQHGSILGHIRTQPSGSGPPSQGGFAARRDQSSQPGPPWDLESQGQPGDGYLQADGHPLGPRDYEEHMYVNTQSLDAWEPEAAARGAPEESPKKDLFDMRPFEDALKLHECIAGGGTSPPIEDQWPSPPTRKAPIAPTEEQLRREPWYHGRMSRRDAERLLQMDGDFLVRDSLTNPGQYVLTGMHGGQPKHLLLVDPEGVVRTKDVLFESISHLISHHRQNEQPIVAAESELHLRQVVRRKQ; encoded by the exons ATGACATcagcgcggcgcggccccgggggagcgggcggggggcgggagccggcggagcggcgcggcggagcggcgcggagcgga gcggcccCGGGCATGCTCCCGGAGCCCCGGTATGGCCGCTTCCGCGACGAGCCGCTGACCGCCCCCATGCCGTCGCCGGCCCCCGggccctgccccgccgcgggCGAGGAGCCCGAGCCCGGCACCACCTTCTGCGCGCTGCTGCCGCGGATGCCGCAGTGGAagttccccggccccggcggcttcctcggccgcggccccgccggcgccgGGCGGGAGCTCTcggcggcggcccgggcgggcggggcggcggccgcgggggcccCCTCGGTGCTGGCCGCCGTGCTGGGCGCCTGCGAGCCGCTCTGCGCCGCGCCCTGctcggggccggcgggcgggcgggcgcggggggcggcggcgcggccgggcgcggaGGAGTGGAGCCGCCGGGGCAGCTTCATCCGGAAGCCGGCGCAGGGGTGGCTGCACCCCGACCAGCGGGTGCTGGGGCCCGGCGTCTCCTACATCGTCCGG TACATGGGGTGCATCGAGGTGCTGCGCTCCATGAGGTCCCTCGACTTCAACACCCGGACACAGGTCACCAG GGAGGCCATCAACAGACTGTACGAGGCGGTGCCGGGCGTGAAGGGCATCTGGAAGAAGAAG GCTCCCAACAAAGCCCTTTTCTCCATCCTGGGCAAGAGCAACCTCCGCTTCGCTGGCATGAGCATCGCTGTCAACATCTCCGTCGACGGCCTGAACCTCATGATCCCCACCACGCGCCAG ATCATCGCCAACCACCACATGCAATCCATCTCCTTCGCCTCCGGTGGGGACACG GACACCACGGACTATGTCGCCTACGTCGCCAAGGACCCCATCAACCAGAGAG CCTGCCACATCCTGGAGTGCTGCGAGGGGCTGGCGCAGAGCGTCATCAGCACGGTGGGACAGGCCTTCGAGCTGCGCTTCAAGCAGTACCTGCACAGCCCCCCCAAGGTGGTGGTACCCCCGGACAG ggtgctgggtgcgGAGGAGTCGGCCTGGGGGGAGGACGAGGAGGCGGCTGAGCACGATTACTACAACAGCATCCCGGGGAAGGAGCCGCCCCCGGGGGGGCTGATCGACTCCCGGCTCCAGCACGGCTCAATCCTGGGCCACATCCGCACTCAGCCCTCCGGCTCCGGCCCCCCCAGCCAG ggGGGTTTTGCAGCCAGGCGAGACCAGAGCAGCCAGCCGGGGCCACCCTGGGACCTGGAGAGCCAGG GCCAGCCTGGCGACGGGTACCTGCAGGCGGACGGCCACCCCCTGGGGCCGCGGGACTACGAGGAGCACATGTACGTGAACACGCAGAGCCTGGACGCCTGGGAGCCTGAGGCAGCAGCTCGCGGGGCACCGGAGGAGAGCCCCAAAAAGGACCTTTTTGACATGA GGCCGTTCGAGGATGCCCTGAAGCTCCACGAGTGCATCGCAGGGGGCGGCACCAGCCCCCCCATCGAGGACCAGTGGCCGAGCCCCCCCACGCGGAAGGCCCCCATCGCCCCCACGGAGGAGCAGCTGCGGCGGGAGCCGTGGTACCACGGGAGGATGAGCCGGCGGGACGCCGAGAGGCTCCTGCAGATGGACGGGGACTTCCTGGTGCGGGACAGCCTGACCAACCCCGGGCAGTACGTGCTGACCGGCATGCACGGCGGGCAGCCCAAGCACCTGCTGCTGGTGGATCCCGAGGGAGTG GTGAGGACGAAGGATGTGCTGTTCGAGAGCATCAGCCACCTCATCAGCCACCACCGGCAGAACGAGCAGCCCATCGTGGCCGCGGAGAGCGAGCTGCACCTCCGCCAGGTTGTCCGGAGGAAGCAGTGA
- the LOC141916437 gene encoding hippocampus abundant transcript 1 protein-like isoform X1, with protein sequence MTGEKKKKKRLNRSVLLAKKIVIRDGAGRQGIGEPSVYHAVVVIFLEFFAWGLLTTPMLTVLHQTFPQHTFLMNGLIHGVKGLLSFLSAPLIGALSDVWGRKSFLLLTVFFTCAPIPLMKISPWWYFAVISMSGVFAVTFSVIFAYVADITQEHERSTAYGLVSATFAASLVTSPAIGAYLSQAYGDTLVVVLASGVALLDIGFILLAVPESLPEEMRPVSWGAPISWEQADPFASLRKVGQDSTVLLICITVFLSYLPEAGQYSSFFLYLRQVIGFSSETVAAFIGVVGILSILAQTVVLGILMRSIGNKNTILLGLGFQILQLAWYGFGSQPWMMWAAGAVAAMSSITFPAVSAMVSRNADPDQQGVVQGMITGIRGLCNGLGPALYGFVFYLFHVELNEMAEVETLGKASKPNMANPTDESSIIPGPPFLFGACSVLLSLLVALFIPEHTLALRSGSHKKHSNGAQAHPHSPQAGGSDGKEPLLEDSSV encoded by the exons ATGACCGgcgagaagaagaagaagaagcggCTCAACCGCAGCGTCCTGCTGGCCAAGAAGATCGTCATCCGGGACGGGGCCGGC CGACAGGGGATTGGAGAGCCCAGCGTGTACCACGCCGTGGTGGTTATTTTCCTGGAGTTCTTTGCCTGGGGGCTGCTGACCACGCCGATGCTGACG GTGTTACACCAGACTTTTCCTCAGCATACGTTCTTGATGAACGGCCTGATTCATGGAGTCAAG GGTCTGCTTTCTTTTCTAAGTGCCCCACTGATTGGTGCTCTCTCTGATGTCTGGGGCAGGaaatccttcctcctcctcactgtctTCTTCACGTGTGCGCCAATTCCCCTTATGAAGATCAGTCCGTG GTGGTATTTTGCTGTCATTTCCATGTCTGGGGTCTTTGCTGTCaccttttctgtgatttttgcctACGTTGCCGATATCACGCAGGAGCATGAACGCAGCACGGCGTACGGCTTG GTGTCGGCCACCTTTGCTGCTAGTCTGGTCACCAGCCCGGCCATTGGCGCGTACCTCTCCCAAGCCTACGGCGATACGCTGGTGGTCGTGCTCGCCTCAGGCGTTGCCTTGCTGGACATCGGCTTCATCCTGCTGGCCGTGCCGGAGTCTCTGCCGGAGGAGATGCGCCCGGTCTCCTGGGGAGCTCCGATCTCTTGGGAACAAGCAGACCCCTTCGCT TCCTTGCGGAAAGTGGGTCAGGATTCTACAGTGCTGCTCATCTGTATCACCGTCTTTCTCTCCTACCTTCCTGAGGCCGGGCAGTACTCCAGCTTTTTCCTGTACCTGCGACAG GTCATTGGTTTTTCCTCAGAGACTGTGGCAGCCTTTATTGGGGTAGTGGGAATTCTCTCTATACTGGCTCAG ACAGTAGTGTTGGGAATTCTCATGCGTTCGATAGGAAATAAAAACACCATCCTGTTGGGACTGGGCTTCCAGATCCTGCAGCTTGCCTGGTACGGCTTCGGGTCGCAGCCTTG GATGATGTGGGCGGCGGGAGCGGTGGCGGCCATGTCGAGCATCACCTTCCCGGCCGTCAGCGCCATGGTGTCCCGGAACGCCGACCCCGACCAGCAAG GTGTGGTGCAGGGGATGATCACTGGAATTCGGGGTCTGTGTAACGGCCTGGGGCCGGCGCTCTATGGCTTTGTCTTCTATCTCTTCCACGTGGAGCTGAATGAAATGGCTGAGGTGGAAACTTTGGGTAAGGCCTCCAAACCCAACATGGCCAACCCTACGGACGAG AGCAGCATTATCCCAGGGCCTCCGTTCCTCTTCGGGGcctgctctgtcctgctgtcGCTGCTGGTGGCCCTGTTCATCCCAGAGCACACCCTGGCCCTGCGCTCGGGCAGCCACAAGAAGCACAGTAACGGGGCCCAGGCCCACCCTCACAGCCCACAGGCCGGCGGCTCGGACGGGAAGGAGCCCCTGCTCGAGGACAGCAGCGTCTGA
- the LOC141916437 gene encoding hippocampus abundant transcript 1 protein-like isoform X2 → MTGEKKKKKRLNRSVLLAKKIVIRDGAGRQGIGEPSVYHAVVVIFLEFFAWGLLTTPMLTVLHQTFPQHTFLMNGLIHGVKGLLSFLSAPLIGALSDVWGRKSFLLLTVFFTCAPIPLMKISPWWYFAVISMSGVFAVTFSVIFAYVADITQEHERSTAYGLVSATFAASLVTSPAIGAYLSQAYGDTLVVVLASGVALLDIGFILLAVPESLPEEMRPVSWGAPISWEQADPFASLRKVGQDSTVLLICITVFLSYLPEAGQYSSFFLYLRQVIGFSSETVAAFIGVVGILSILAQTVVLGILMRSIGNKNTILLGLGFQILQLAWYGFGSQPWMMWAAGAVAAMSSITFPAVSAMVSRNADPDQQGVVQGMITGIRGLCNGLGPALYGFVFYLFHVELNEMAEVETLEQHYPRASVPLRGLLCPAVAAGGPVHPRAHPGPALGQPQEAQ, encoded by the exons ATGACCGgcgagaagaagaagaagaagcggCTCAACCGCAGCGTCCTGCTGGCCAAGAAGATCGTCATCCGGGACGGGGCCGGC CGACAGGGGATTGGAGAGCCCAGCGTGTACCACGCCGTGGTGGTTATTTTCCTGGAGTTCTTTGCCTGGGGGCTGCTGACCACGCCGATGCTGACG GTGTTACACCAGACTTTTCCTCAGCATACGTTCTTGATGAACGGCCTGATTCATGGAGTCAAG GGTCTGCTTTCTTTTCTAAGTGCCCCACTGATTGGTGCTCTCTCTGATGTCTGGGGCAGGaaatccttcctcctcctcactgtctTCTTCACGTGTGCGCCAATTCCCCTTATGAAGATCAGTCCGTG GTGGTATTTTGCTGTCATTTCCATGTCTGGGGTCTTTGCTGTCaccttttctgtgatttttgcctACGTTGCCGATATCACGCAGGAGCATGAACGCAGCACGGCGTACGGCTTG GTGTCGGCCACCTTTGCTGCTAGTCTGGTCACCAGCCCGGCCATTGGCGCGTACCTCTCCCAAGCCTACGGCGATACGCTGGTGGTCGTGCTCGCCTCAGGCGTTGCCTTGCTGGACATCGGCTTCATCCTGCTGGCCGTGCCGGAGTCTCTGCCGGAGGAGATGCGCCCGGTCTCCTGGGGAGCTCCGATCTCTTGGGAACAAGCAGACCCCTTCGCT TCCTTGCGGAAAGTGGGTCAGGATTCTACAGTGCTGCTCATCTGTATCACCGTCTTTCTCTCCTACCTTCCTGAGGCCGGGCAGTACTCCAGCTTTTTCCTGTACCTGCGACAG GTCATTGGTTTTTCCTCAGAGACTGTGGCAGCCTTTATTGGGGTAGTGGGAATTCTCTCTATACTGGCTCAG ACAGTAGTGTTGGGAATTCTCATGCGTTCGATAGGAAATAAAAACACCATCCTGTTGGGACTGGGCTTCCAGATCCTGCAGCTTGCCTGGTACGGCTTCGGGTCGCAGCCTTG GATGATGTGGGCGGCGGGAGCGGTGGCGGCCATGTCGAGCATCACCTTCCCGGCCGTCAGCGCCATGGTGTCCCGGAACGCCGACCCCGACCAGCAAG GTGTGGTGCAGGGGATGATCACTGGAATTCGGGGTCTGTGTAACGGCCTGGGGCCGGCGCTCTATGGCTTTGTCTTCTATCTCTTCCACGTGGAGCTGAATGAAATGGCTGAGGTGGAAACTTTGG AGCAGCATTATCCCAGGGCCTCCGTTCCTCTTCGGGGcctgctctgtcctgctgtcGCTGCTGGTGGCCCTGTTCATCCCAGAGCACACCCTGGCCCTGCGCTCGGGCAGCCACAAGAAGCACAGTAA
- the LOC141916437 gene encoding hippocampus abundant transcript 1 protein-like isoform X3 gives MLTVLHQTFPQHTFLMNGLIHGVKGLLSFLSAPLIGALSDVWGRKSFLLLTVFFTCAPIPLMKISPWWYFAVISMSGVFAVTFSVIFAYVADITQEHERSTAYGLVSATFAASLVTSPAIGAYLSQAYGDTLVVVLASGVALLDIGFILLAVPESLPEEMRPVSWGAPISWEQADPFASLRKVGQDSTVLLICITVFLSYLPEAGQYSSFFLYLRQVIGFSSETVAAFIGVVGILSILAQTVVLGILMRSIGNKNTILLGLGFQILQLAWYGFGSQPWMMWAAGAVAAMSSITFPAVSAMVSRNADPDQQGVVQGMITGIRGLCNGLGPALYGFVFYLFHVELNEMAEVETLGKASKPNMANPTDESSIIPGPPFLFGACSVLLSLLVALFIPEHTLALRSGSHKKHSNGAQAHPHSPQAGGSDGKEPLLEDSSV, from the exons ATGCTGACG GTGTTACACCAGACTTTTCCTCAGCATACGTTCTTGATGAACGGCCTGATTCATGGAGTCAAG GGTCTGCTTTCTTTTCTAAGTGCCCCACTGATTGGTGCTCTCTCTGATGTCTGGGGCAGGaaatccttcctcctcctcactgtctTCTTCACGTGTGCGCCAATTCCCCTTATGAAGATCAGTCCGTG GTGGTATTTTGCTGTCATTTCCATGTCTGGGGTCTTTGCTGTCaccttttctgtgatttttgcctACGTTGCCGATATCACGCAGGAGCATGAACGCAGCACGGCGTACGGCTTG GTGTCGGCCACCTTTGCTGCTAGTCTGGTCACCAGCCCGGCCATTGGCGCGTACCTCTCCCAAGCCTACGGCGATACGCTGGTGGTCGTGCTCGCCTCAGGCGTTGCCTTGCTGGACATCGGCTTCATCCTGCTGGCCGTGCCGGAGTCTCTGCCGGAGGAGATGCGCCCGGTCTCCTGGGGAGCTCCGATCTCTTGGGAACAAGCAGACCCCTTCGCT TCCTTGCGGAAAGTGGGTCAGGATTCTACAGTGCTGCTCATCTGTATCACCGTCTTTCTCTCCTACCTTCCTGAGGCCGGGCAGTACTCCAGCTTTTTCCTGTACCTGCGACAG GTCATTGGTTTTTCCTCAGAGACTGTGGCAGCCTTTATTGGGGTAGTGGGAATTCTCTCTATACTGGCTCAG ACAGTAGTGTTGGGAATTCTCATGCGTTCGATAGGAAATAAAAACACCATCCTGTTGGGACTGGGCTTCCAGATCCTGCAGCTTGCCTGGTACGGCTTCGGGTCGCAGCCTTG GATGATGTGGGCGGCGGGAGCGGTGGCGGCCATGTCGAGCATCACCTTCCCGGCCGTCAGCGCCATGGTGTCCCGGAACGCCGACCCCGACCAGCAAG GTGTGGTGCAGGGGATGATCACTGGAATTCGGGGTCTGTGTAACGGCCTGGGGCCGGCGCTCTATGGCTTTGTCTTCTATCTCTTCCACGTGGAGCTGAATGAAATGGCTGAGGTGGAAACTTTGGGTAAGGCCTCCAAACCCAACATGGCCAACCCTACGGACGAG AGCAGCATTATCCCAGGGCCTCCGTTCCTCTTCGGGGcctgctctgtcctgctgtcGCTGCTGGTGGCCCTGTTCATCCCAGAGCACACCCTGGCCCTGCGCTCGGGCAGCCACAAGAAGCACAGTAACGGGGCCCAGGCCCACCCTCACAGCCCACAGGCCGGCGGCTCGGACGGGAAGGAGCCCCTGCTCGAGGACAGCAGCGTCTGA
- the LOC141916437 gene encoding hippocampus abundant transcript 1 protein-like isoform X4, whose translation MNGLIHGVKGLLSFLSAPLIGALSDVWGRKSFLLLTVFFTCAPIPLMKISPWWYFAVISMSGVFAVTFSVIFAYVADITQEHERSTAYGLVSATFAASLVTSPAIGAYLSQAYGDTLVVVLASGVALLDIGFILLAVPESLPEEMRPVSWGAPISWEQADPFASLRKVGQDSTVLLICITVFLSYLPEAGQYSSFFLYLRQVIGFSSETVAAFIGVVGILSILAQTVVLGILMRSIGNKNTILLGLGFQILQLAWYGFGSQPWMMWAAGAVAAMSSITFPAVSAMVSRNADPDQQGVVQGMITGIRGLCNGLGPALYGFVFYLFHVELNEMAEVETLGKASKPNMANPTDESSIIPGPPFLFGACSVLLSLLVALFIPEHTLALRSGSHKKHSNGAQAHPHSPQAGGSDGKEPLLEDSSV comes from the exons ATGAACGGCCTGATTCATGGAGTCAAG GGTCTGCTTTCTTTTCTAAGTGCCCCACTGATTGGTGCTCTCTCTGATGTCTGGGGCAGGaaatccttcctcctcctcactgtctTCTTCACGTGTGCGCCAATTCCCCTTATGAAGATCAGTCCGTG GTGGTATTTTGCTGTCATTTCCATGTCTGGGGTCTTTGCTGTCaccttttctgtgatttttgcctACGTTGCCGATATCACGCAGGAGCATGAACGCAGCACGGCGTACGGCTTG GTGTCGGCCACCTTTGCTGCTAGTCTGGTCACCAGCCCGGCCATTGGCGCGTACCTCTCCCAAGCCTACGGCGATACGCTGGTGGTCGTGCTCGCCTCAGGCGTTGCCTTGCTGGACATCGGCTTCATCCTGCTGGCCGTGCCGGAGTCTCTGCCGGAGGAGATGCGCCCGGTCTCCTGGGGAGCTCCGATCTCTTGGGAACAAGCAGACCCCTTCGCT TCCTTGCGGAAAGTGGGTCAGGATTCTACAGTGCTGCTCATCTGTATCACCGTCTTTCTCTCCTACCTTCCTGAGGCCGGGCAGTACTCCAGCTTTTTCCTGTACCTGCGACAG GTCATTGGTTTTTCCTCAGAGACTGTGGCAGCCTTTATTGGGGTAGTGGGAATTCTCTCTATACTGGCTCAG ACAGTAGTGTTGGGAATTCTCATGCGTTCGATAGGAAATAAAAACACCATCCTGTTGGGACTGGGCTTCCAGATCCTGCAGCTTGCCTGGTACGGCTTCGGGTCGCAGCCTTG GATGATGTGGGCGGCGGGAGCGGTGGCGGCCATGTCGAGCATCACCTTCCCGGCCGTCAGCGCCATGGTGTCCCGGAACGCCGACCCCGACCAGCAAG GTGTGGTGCAGGGGATGATCACTGGAATTCGGGGTCTGTGTAACGGCCTGGGGCCGGCGCTCTATGGCTTTGTCTTCTATCTCTTCCACGTGGAGCTGAATGAAATGGCTGAGGTGGAAACTTTGGGTAAGGCCTCCAAACCCAACATGGCCAACCCTACGGACGAG AGCAGCATTATCCCAGGGCCTCCGTTCCTCTTCGGGGcctgctctgtcctgctgtcGCTGCTGGTGGCCCTGTTCATCCCAGAGCACACCCTGGCCCTGCGCTCGGGCAGCCACAAGAAGCACAGTAACGGGGCCCAGGCCCACCCTCACAGCCCACAGGCCGGCGGCTCGGACGGGAAGGAGCCCCTGCTCGAGGACAGCAGCGTCTGA